One Telluria mixta DNA window includes the following coding sequences:
- a CDS encoding DUF1329 domain-containing protein, whose protein sequence is MSFKTMFLGAAMVLGATAHATAGEQEAARLGKDLTPVGAERAGNKDGTIPAWTGGDMKAPAGWKTGAPRPDPYAGDKRLFSIDASNVDRYKDKLAAGQVEMVKSIPGYRMDVYPTHRSCGYPDYFYERTKKNAATAKLAANGHDLAEAIGAAVPFPVPRNGAEAIWNHKLSWRGEGFSSHFSAFIPPKGGDGIGEAISQDEWEMSPMWSPSNKGIADARNIEYQLLNVFTGPPSIAGDATLAQYNFAKPNDVWLYFASQRRVRRAPTYQYDAPILNTENLEIVDQYLQFNGPLDRYDWKLAGKKELFVPYNTYRLNAPANKVADVVKPKFFNRDLARYELHRMWVVEATLKEGMRHMFPKRTFYIDEDTWTILVEDMIDAQGKVWRTTEMGPYMAWEVPACVWAANTSYDHVTGRAVLDRVLAGGKEPDWLAAREGRLKAGTFEPDGLRRATTR, encoded by the coding sequence ATGAGCTTCAAGACGATGTTTCTCGGCGCCGCCATGGTGCTCGGCGCCACGGCCCATGCCACGGCCGGCGAGCAGGAAGCGGCCAGGCTCGGCAAGGACTTGACCCCGGTGGGGGCCGAGCGCGCCGGCAACAAGGACGGGACGATCCCGGCGTGGACCGGCGGCGACATGAAGGCGCCGGCCGGCTGGAAGACCGGGGCGCCGCGTCCCGACCCCTACGCCGGCGACAAGCGCCTGTTCTCGATCGACGCGTCGAACGTCGACCGCTACAAGGACAAGCTGGCGGCCGGCCAGGTCGAGATGGTGAAGTCGATCCCGGGCTACCGGATGGACGTGTACCCGACGCACCGCTCCTGCGGCTATCCCGACTACTTCTACGAGCGGACGAAGAAGAACGCGGCGACCGCGAAGCTGGCCGCCAACGGTCACGACCTGGCCGAAGCCATCGGCGCCGCCGTGCCGTTTCCCGTGCCGCGCAACGGCGCGGAGGCGATCTGGAACCACAAGCTGAGCTGGCGCGGCGAAGGCTTTTCGTCGCACTTCTCGGCGTTCATCCCGCCGAAGGGCGGCGACGGCATCGGCGAGGCGATCTCGCAGGACGAGTGGGAGATGTCGCCGATGTGGTCGCCGTCGAACAAGGGCATCGCCGACGCCCGCAACATCGAGTACCAGCTGCTCAACGTGTTCACCGGACCGCCGTCGATCGCGGGCGACGCCACGCTCGCGCAATACAACTTTGCCAAGCCGAACGACGTCTGGCTGTATTTCGCCAGCCAGCGCCGCGTGCGCCGCGCGCCCACTTACCAGTACGACGCGCCGATCCTGAACACCGAGAACCTGGAGATCGTCGACCAGTACCTGCAGTTCAACGGACCGCTCGACCGCTACGACTGGAAGCTCGCCGGCAAGAAGGAGCTGTTCGTCCCCTACAACACCTACCGCCTGAATGCGCCGGCGAACAAGGTCGCCGACGTCGTCAAGCCGAAATTCTTCAACCGCGATCTCGCCCGCTACGAGCTGCACCGCATGTGGGTCGTGGAAGCGACGCTCAAGGAGGGCATGCGCCACATGTTCCCCAAGCGCACCTTCTATATCGACGAAGACACCTGGACGATCCTCGTCGAAGACATGATCGACGCCCAGGGCAAGGTCTGGCGCACCACCGAGATGGGACCGTACATGGCGTGGGAAGTGCCGGCCTGCGTCTGGGCCGCCAACACGAGCTATGACCACGTGACGGGCCGCGCCGTGCTCGACCGCGTGCTCGCGGGCGGCAAGGAACCCGACTGGCTCGCCGCGCGCGAGGGACGCCTGAAGGCGGGCACGTTCGAGCCGGACGGCCTGCGCCGCGCCACGACCCGATAA